Proteins from one Staphylococcus saprophyticus subsp. saprophyticus ATCC 15305 = NCTC 7292 genomic window:
- a CDS encoding aminopeptidase, with translation MTELQDKLQQYAELLVGVGMNVQKDQPVFIRSSVDALELTHYIVEAAYKRGASDVKVEYSDDKLSRLKFEYESVEFFEKDAVKSYEVEKRMDYVKRGAANLALITQDPDLLNGIDSEKLSTYQRQYSTAYKGYMEASQKNQFPWCVAAFPSKAWAQRVYPDLTETEAYSKFIDEVLDIVRVDGNDPVENWKNHVENLSIHARKLQDKNYKALHYISEGTDLVIGLPEGHIWEDATSYTSEGQAFVANIPTEEVFTAPHRLNVNGHVTNKLPLSHNGNIIDGFTLTFKDGEVVDFKADQGEDVLRDLLNTDEGARRLGEVALVPDDSPISNRNTIFYNTLFDENASCHIALGSAYGFNVEGGTEMTTEEKLAHGLNDSLIHVDFMIGSPDLTIYGITQDDEKELVFENGNWSK, from the coding sequence ATGACAGAATTACAAGATAAACTTCAACAATATGCCGAACTATTAGTTGGTGTGGGCATGAATGTTCAAAAGGATCAACCAGTATTTATTCGCTCTAGTGTCGATGCATTAGAACTAACACATTACATAGTTGAAGCGGCATATAAACGTGGCGCTTCCGACGTTAAAGTAGAATATAGCGATGACAAGTTATCGCGTTTGAAATTTGAATATGAATCTGTTGAATTTTTTGAGAAAGACGCTGTGAAATCATATGAAGTTGAAAAACGTATGGACTATGTGAAACGTGGTGCAGCCAACTTAGCACTCATTACACAAGATCCAGATCTATTGAATGGTATTGATAGTGAAAAGTTATCGACATATCAAAGACAATATTCTACTGCTTATAAAGGTTATATGGAAGCAAGTCAAAAGAATCAATTCCCTTGGTGTGTGGCAGCATTCCCTTCAAAAGCATGGGCACAACGCGTATATCCTGACCTGACTGAAACAGAAGCATATAGTAAATTTATTGATGAAGTATTAGACATCGTGCGTGTAGATGGTAATGATCCAGTTGAAAATTGGAAAAACCATGTAGAAAATTTAAGTATTCACGCGCGTAAATTACAAGATAAAAATTATAAAGCACTGCACTACATTTCAGAAGGTACGGATTTAGTTATTGGACTACCGGAAGGACATATTTGGGAAGATGCTACGAGTTATACGAGTGAAGGCCAAGCTTTTGTTGCTAATATCCCAACTGAAGAAGTATTTACCGCACCACATCGCTTAAATGTAAATGGTCATGTCACAAATAAGTTGCCACTTAGTCATAATGGTAATATCATTGACGGCTTCACATTAACGTTCAAAGATGGTGAGGTTGTTGATTTTAAAGCTGATCAAGGCGAAGATGTATTAAGAGATTTACTAAATACCGATGAAGGTGCAAGAAGATTAGGAGAAGTCGCACTTGTACCTGATGATTCGCCAATTTCAAATCGTAACACTATTTTTTACAATACATTATTTGATGAAAATGCATCTTGTCATATTGCATTAGGTTCAGCTTATGGATTTAATGTTGAAGGTGGCACAGAAATGACTACGGAAGAAAAATTAGCGCATGGGTTGAATGACTCATTAATTCATGTAGACTTTATGATTGGAAGCCCTGATCTAACTATTTATGGAATAACACAAGATGATGAAAAAGAACTTGTATTTGAAAATGGTAATTGGTCAAAATAA
- a CDS encoding acyl-CoA thioesterase, translating into MGNVASKSMSESRSIKERQIFPQDTNHLHTMFGGILMANVDEISAITATKHSNSQVVTASTDSVDFLKPIKTGDIISYEAMVSYAGKSSMEVCVQIIIEDVVKSERHLAALSFLTFVALDENGKPQEVPQVYPETQTEKWFHDTALARVKRRKERRQESKETIEFLSNVQNIE; encoded by the coding sequence ATGGGAAATGTAGCAAGCAAATCAATGTCGGAATCTAGAAGTATAAAAGAAAGACAAATATTCCCACAAGATACGAACCATCTTCACACGATGTTTGGTGGTATATTGATGGCCAATGTAGATGAGATTTCTGCTATTACGGCGACGAAGCATAGCAATTCACAAGTGGTAACTGCGTCAACAGATTCAGTCGACTTTTTAAAACCTATTAAAACAGGGGATATCATTTCTTACGAAGCAATGGTTTCGTATGCTGGTAAGTCTTCGATGGAAGTTTGTGTACAAATCATTATTGAAGATGTTGTTAAGAGCGAACGTCATTTAGCGGCACTTAGCTTTTTAACATTTGTTGCTTTAGATGAAAATGGGAAACCACAAGAAGTCCCACAAGTATATCCAGAAACACAAACAGAAAAATGGTTTCATGACACAGCACTTGCTAGGGTAAAACGTAGGAAAGAGCGCAGACAAGAAAGTAAAGAAACGATAGAATTTTTATCCAATGTACAAAATATAGAATAA
- the yfkAB gene encoding radical SAM/CxCxxxxC motif protein YfkAB translates to MLNLYASNVKKPISIHNDPWEAYNDMQEHDRLTLSNIEFTTTNLCNMRCSHCAVGYTLQTTDPDPLPMDLIYRRLDEIPDLKTMSITGGEPMFSKKSIRNVVKPLLKYAHSRGIYVQMNSNLTLPLDRYLDIAEYIDVMHISHNWGTIDEFTDVGFGAMDKQPPLKAKLRLYEQMLSNSSTLSQQGMFISAETMLNQSTVPHLEKIHNEIVHDMKCQRHEIHPMYPADFASQLEVLSLKEMKTAIHHILDIRDPNLWMLFGTLPIYPCIKDENDQALLQRLRDTPNVTMRNDPDGRNRLNVNVFTGNVIVTDFGDENGTISNIKHDKLPDVFNHWLATPLAQSLNCHCSEFSCLGPNVLVKNMYYPNTDFKKNEKIMHR, encoded by the coding sequence ATGTTGAATTTGTATGCATCAAATGTTAAGAAACCAATTTCAATTCATAACGACCCGTGGGAAGCATACAATGATATGCAAGAACACGATCGTTTGACGTTAAGTAATATCGAATTTACGACGACGAATTTATGTAATATGCGTTGTAGTCATTGCGCTGTCGGTTATACATTGCAAACCACAGACCCAGACCCGTTACCTATGGATTTAATTTATCGCCGTTTAGATGAAATTCCAGACCTTAAAACCATGTCTATCACAGGTGGCGAACCTATGTTTTCAAAAAAATCCATAAGAAATGTTGTAAAACCCTTGTTAAAATATGCACATAGCCGTGGTATCTATGTTCAAATGAATTCTAATTTAACTTTACCATTAGATCGTTATTTAGATATTGCTGAATATATTGATGTCATGCATATTTCACATAATTGGGGAACAATTGATGAGTTTACAGATGTAGGATTTGGTGCCATGGACAAGCAACCTCCATTAAAAGCAAAACTGAGACTGTATGAACAAATGTTATCTAATTCCAGTACCTTATCTCAACAAGGTATGTTTATTTCTGCCGAAACGATGTTAAATCAAAGCACTGTACCCCATCTTGAAAAAATACATAATGAGATTGTCCATGATATGAAATGTCAAAGACATGAAATTCATCCCATGTACCCTGCTGATTTTGCTAGCCAACTAGAAGTGCTTTCTCTTAAAGAGATGAAAACAGCAATCCATCATATTTTAGATATTCGTGATCCAAATTTATGGATGCTATTTGGTACATTACCTATTTATCCATGTATCAAAGATGAAAATGATCAAGCCTTATTGCAAAGACTGAGAGATACACCGAATGTAACGATGAGAAATGACCCTGATGGACGCAATAGATTGAATGTGAATGTTTTTACAGGTAACGTCATAGTTACTGACTTTGGTGATGAAAATGGTACTATTTCTAACATTAAACATGATAAATTACCAGACGTATTTAACCATTGGCTTGCGACACCTTTAGCTCAATCACTTAATTGTCATTGTTCCGAATTTAGTTGTCTTGGACCCAATGTACTTGTTAAAAACATGTACTACCCTAATACGGATTTTAAAAAGAATGAGAAAATCATGCATCGTTGA
- a CDS encoding SE1561 family protein: MNENQTIDQIRARLEKFIDDIDHVNPDEVRVEDIDEWIGLLDQLEEKVKTVSKSSEDK; the protein is encoded by the coding sequence ATGAATGAAAATCAAACAATTGATCAAATTAGAGCAAGATTAGAAAAATTTATTGATGATATCGATCACGTAAATCCGGACGAAGTGCGCGTAGAAGATATAGATGAGTGGATTGGTTTGCTCGATCAACTTGAAGAAAAAGTTAAAACTGTTTCAAAATCATCAGAAGATAAATAA
- a CDS encoding type 1 glutamine amidotransferase domain-containing protein: MAKKVAIILTNEFEDIELTSPKEAIEEAGHETVVIGDQANSEVVGKHGTKVAVDVSIADAKPEDFDGLLIPGGFSPDHLRGDAEGRYGTFAKYFTKNDVPAFAICHGPQILIDTDDLNGRTLTAVLNVRKDLANAGAQVVDESVVVDKNIVTSRTPDDLDDFNREIVNQLND, from the coding sequence ATGGCTAAAAAAGTAGCAATCATTTTAACAAATGAATTTGAAGATATTGAATTAACTAGTCCTAAAGAAGCGATTGAAGAAGCGGGACATGAAACAGTTGTTATAGGTGATCAAGCGAATAGTGAAGTCGTAGGTAAACATGGCACAAAAGTTGCGGTAGACGTTAGTATTGCTGACGCAAAACCTGAAGACTTTGATGGTTTATTAATTCCTGGTGGCTTTTCTCCTGACCACTTACGTGGCGATGCTGAAGGCAGATATGGCACTTTTGCGAAATACTTTACTAAAAATGATGTACCAGCATTCGCAATTTGTCACGGACCTCAAATTTTAATTGATACAGATGATTTAAATGGACGTACTTTAACTGCAGTATTAAATGTGCGTAAAGACTTAGCAAACGCTGGCGCACAAGTTGTTGATGAATCAGTTGTAGTAGATAAAAATATCGTTACAAGCCGTACACCAGATGATTTAGATGATTTTAATAGAGAAATTGTAAATCAATTAAACGATTAA
- the sgtB gene encoding monofunctional peptidoglycan glycosyltransferase SgtB — translation MKRSDRYKTYNKPNDSNDSNQLHHNTYFKPVNKPQKKKKGKGIILKLLIPILIIIGIIIGVMYALSLRADTDELKNITEKESFVYASDMRDYTKGAFIAMEDERFYKHHGFDVKGTSRALFSTLSDKSVQGGSTITQQVVKNYYYDNEQSITRKIKELFVAHRVEKEYDKNEILSFYMNNIYYGSDQYTIESAANHYFGVTTDKNNPNLPQISVLQSAILASKINAPSVYNINDMSDNFTNRVKTDLEKMKQQGYISNSQYENAIQELGV, via the coding sequence ATGAAAAGAAGTGATCGTTATAAAACGTACAACAAACCAAACGACTCAAATGACTCAAATCAATTACATCATAATACGTATTTTAAACCTGTGAATAAACCGCAGAAAAAGAAAAAAGGTAAAGGTATCATTTTAAAACTACTCATTCCCATCTTAATTATTATTGGAATAATCATCGGCGTCATGTATGCATTATCACTTAGAGCTGATACAGATGAGTTGAAGAATATAACAGAAAAAGAATCTTTTGTTTATGCATCAGATATGCGAGATTATACAAAAGGTGCTTTCATTGCTATGGAAGATGAACGCTTTTATAAACACCATGGTTTTGATGTGAAAGGAACTTCACGTGCATTATTTTCAACATTGAGTGACAAAAGTGTCCAAGGTGGAAGTACCATTACCCAACAAGTAGTTAAAAACTATTACTATGATAATGAACAGTCAATTACTAGAAAAATTAAAGAGTTGTTCGTGGCACATAGAGTAGAGAAAGAATATGATAAAAATGAAATTTTAAGTTTTTATATGAATAACATCTATTATGGGAGTGACCAATACACGATTGAATCTGCTGCTAATCACTATTTTGGGGTAACGACTGATAAAAACAATCCAAATTTACCACAAATATCGGTATTACAAAGTGCTATATTAGCAAGCAAGATAAATGCCCCAAGTGTATATAATATCAATGACATGTCAGATAATTTTACTAACCGTGTTAAAACAGATTTAGAAAAAATGAAGCAGCAAGGATATATTTCAAATAGTCAATACGAGAATGCAATTCAAGAACTAGGTGTTTAA
- the recX gene encoding recombination regulator RecX, with product MPKITKIEVQKKNKERFNLYLDEEFEMGIDMDTYVHFNLKKGQIVDAADMEKIQKYDQYRQAVNVAIQFLSYRKRTDHEVIQHLQKKEISESVIASVIDYCHEQRLIDHEDYANSLKNTMILTTDKGPGIFRQKLRDAGVEQTIIDVYAERYENEQPMEDIIKVANKILKQKKGPTVKRKEKLSQALMQKGYSFEIIKVVMDEMDFSQPEAELDGLLQQELEKVYNKYSRKFSGRKLINKTIEGLMRKGYKYDKIKAKLEESGIVDGTEEIE from the coding sequence ATGCCTAAAATTACAAAAATAGAAGTACAAAAGAAAAATAAAGAGCGTTTTAATTTATATTTAGATGAGGAATTTGAAATGGGTATCGATATGGATACTTATGTACATTTCAATTTAAAAAAAGGTCAAATCGTTGATGCTGCTGACATGGAAAAAATCCAAAAGTATGACCAATATAGACAAGCAGTGAATGTAGCAATTCAATTTTTATCATATAGAAAAAGAACAGATCATGAAGTGATACAACATTTACAAAAGAAAGAAATTTCCGAATCTGTTATAGCAAGTGTCATTGACTATTGTCATGAGCAAAGACTAATCGATCATGAAGACTACGCTAATAGTTTAAAAAACACTATGATACTTACTACAGATAAGGGGCCAGGTATTTTCAGACAAAAATTGAGAGATGCTGGTGTTGAACAAACAATTATTGATGTATATGCTGAGCGTTATGAGAACGAACAACCAATGGAAGATATTATTAAAGTTGCAAATAAAATATTAAAACAAAAAAAAGGTCCTACAGTTAAAAGGAAAGAAAAACTATCGCAAGCTTTGATGCAAAAAGGTTATAGCTTTGAAATAATAAAAGTAGTGATGGATGAAATGGACTTCTCACAACCTGAAGCAGAATTAGACGGTTTGTTACAACAAGAACTAGAGAAGGTTTATAATAAATATTCAAGAAAATTTTCAGGCAGAAAATTAATTAATAAAACAATAGAAGGTCTTATGAGAAAAGGCTATAAATATGATAAAATTAAAGCTAAACTGGAAGAGAGTGGTATTGTAGATGGAACAGAAGAAATTGAGTGA
- a CDS encoding YfhH family protein gives MEQKKLSEMSEVELRHEIQGYKEKMRKAEMNGIFNEYDVYQSKVIIAESYLVDRTKIEIGRIYKLNDGTENYFKVERLKGVFAWGFRIKSAEPEEGLPIALLKL, from the coding sequence ATGGAACAGAAGAAATTGAGTGAAATGAGTGAGGTTGAGTTACGTCACGAAATTCAAGGCTACAAAGAAAAAATGAGGAAAGCAGAGATGAATGGCATATTTAATGAATATGATGTTTATCAAAGTAAGGTCATCATTGCAGAGAGCTATTTGGTAGATAGAACAAAAATAGAAATCGGTAGAATTTATAAGCTAAATGACGGGACTGAGAATTATTTTAAAGTTGAAAGATTAAAAGGTGTTTTTGCTTGGGGCTTTAGAATAAAAAGTGCAGAACCTGAAGAAGGTTTACCAATTGCATTATTAAAATTATAG
- a CDS encoding ATP-binding cassette domain-containing protein — protein MGSSIILKLLNVTHYYRNKKSKKWYLPFGYDAEDIELNNINLHIYQGEALGIIGEGDSSKSLIGRLLSGEIKPDKGKVVRKKDIFFADIEDKLLQSTTVIDYVKNVTTLFPYKTSDHKVEQIIKFAHLQEDTNTPIKSLTDEAYARLQFTLARTSKSSIIVMNQILSYLDESYFEKAIELTNEYINENLTIILIDDNIERISRTSNYIAWISHGQLRMDGSLNQVLPAFREHEKDRLSLTSEEEKSNFDVDWKKSRTRIPELTYNFKRIERYNHAKPPVALVRFWTLFIVFLLGMVIMALLMFNDLGKLEIGKNDDQTTIQNQQKNPYEEKLAYGIVLKDAISLENMSNGKKIKADKYAFVTITGENTKNYRIEIDNNNYKVAKNKLRYFDPASLFEEHSASALAPYMHKNYSNYNEFFNSHLHKKHSTVTDSLVPESGKDDRFVVPIVQQPISMLFNDQNKLVGFTIPIKDKQKLKEKFNIETNFWITKSGDGYFMADMKNNKWIYIEL, from the coding sequence ATGGGTAGTTCAATTATATTAAAGTTACTCAATGTAACTCATTATTATAGAAATAAAAAATCTAAAAAATGGTATTTACCATTTGGATATGATGCAGAAGATATTGAATTGAATAATATTAATCTACATATCTATCAGGGGGAAGCACTAGGTATTATTGGTGAAGGCGACTCCTCTAAATCTTTGATAGGGCGTTTATTAAGTGGTGAAATTAAACCAGATAAGGGTAAAGTTGTTAGAAAGAAAGATATATTTTTTGCAGATATCGAAGATAAATTGCTTCAATCTACGACGGTGATAGATTATGTGAAAAATGTAACCACGTTATTTCCTTATAAAACATCTGATCATAAAGTAGAACAGATTATTAAGTTTGCCCATCTTCAAGAAGATACAAATACACCTATTAAAAGTTTGACGGATGAAGCCTATGCGAGATTGCAATTCACATTAGCGAGAACATCAAAATCCAGTATTATTGTAATGAACCAAATACTGAGTTATTTAGATGAAAGTTACTTTGAAAAAGCGATTGAACTAACGAACGAATACATAAATGAAAATTTGACCATAATACTTATCGATGACAATATAGAACGAATTTCACGAACGAGTAATTATATTGCGTGGATTTCACATGGTCAGCTTAGAATGGATGGATCGCTTAACCAAGTATTACCTGCTTTTAGAGAACATGAAAAAGATCGGCTATCACTGACGAGTGAAGAAGAAAAATCTAATTTTGATGTTGATTGGAAAAAAAGCAGAACAAGAATCCCTGAGTTAACCTATAATTTCAAACGTATTGAACGCTATAATCATGCTAAGCCACCAGTAGCACTTGTCCGTTTTTGGACATTGTTTATTGTGTTCTTATTAGGTATGGTCATCATGGCATTATTAATGTTTAATGATTTAGGCAAGCTTGAAATAGGCAAAAATGATGATCAAACGACAATACAAAACCAGCAAAAAAATCCATATGAAGAAAAATTAGCATATGGCATTGTTTTAAAAGATGCGATAAGTTTAGAAAATATGTCGAATGGTAAAAAGATAAAAGCAGATAAATATGCTTTTGTTACGATAACAGGTGAAAACACAAAAAATTATCGTATTGAAATTGATAACAATAACTATAAAGTTGCAAAGAACAAGTTACGCTATTTTGATCCAGCAAGCTTGTTTGAAGAACATAGTGCAAGTGCATTAGCGCCCTATATGCATAAAAATTATAGTAACTATAATGAGTTCTTTAATAGCCATTTGCATAAAAAACATAGCACGGTGACCGATTCGCTCGTACCTGAAAGTGGTAAAGATGACCGTTTTGTTGTACCCATCGTTCAACAACCGATATCGATGTTATTTAATGATCAAAATAAATTAGTTGGTTTTACGATTCCTATAAAAGATAAACAAAAACTAAAAGAAAAATTTAATATTGAAACTAATTTTTGGATAACAAAATCGGGTGATGGGTATTTTATGGCAGATATGAAAAATAATAAATGGATTTATATCGAATTGTAG
- a CDS encoding sugar ABC transporter permease, producing the protein MIDSMINYFINTPHLIKHAYHRLKSQWMWLVIPFIVSMVVLLIMMLIFKMNGTEEIKQARGFFRLAAVMSFTYIWIAIYQSFNTFKHDYFTGKLFNINPIFQNIIIALLFSLVMFISLIMIILATPVNIESSVLSTLFFVAMSLVFIVVISTVLGLIAIVSNKINIIYYIVSAVMFFIVPIIFIPNTNTTLVSHILMLNPLYYLIEGISQSVVLGTLSLNNIPQHIYFLLFLAIVCVIIYALYRSIAHKKYSYVDSYKQQAENETSENLEDKADENK; encoded by the coding sequence ATGATTGATAGTATGATTAACTATTTTATAAATACACCACATCTCATTAAACATGCGTACCATCGTTTGAAATCGCAATGGATGTGGTTAGTAATACCCTTTATAGTAAGTATGGTAGTACTCTTAATAATGATGTTGATATTTAAAATGAATGGTACGGAAGAAATTAAACAAGCACGGGGCTTTTTTAGATTAGCAGCGGTGATGAGTTTTACATATATTTGGATTGCGATATATCAAAGTTTTAACACATTTAAACATGATTACTTTACTGGAAAATTATTTAATATCAATCCAATTTTTCAAAATATTATCATAGCGCTATTGTTTAGTTTGGTGATGTTCATTTCACTTATAATGATTATTTTAGCTACACCCGTAAATATTGAAAGTTCGGTGCTATCTACATTATTCTTTGTTGCTATGTCATTAGTATTCATTGTAGTTATTTCTACAGTATTAGGTTTAATAGCGATTGTGAGTAACAAAATCAATATAATTTATTATATTGTAAGTGCAGTCATGTTTTTCATTGTTCCAATTATTTTCATACCTAATACAAATACGACATTAGTGTCGCATATTTTAATGCTCAATCCCTTATATTATTTAATTGAAGGGATTTCACAGTCGGTTGTATTAGGAACGCTGAGTCTAAATAATATACCACAGCATATATACTTCCTATTATTTTTAGCAATAGTGTGTGTCATTATTTATGCATTATATAGAAGTATTGCGCATAAAAAATATTCATATGTTGATTCATATAAGCAACAAGCAGAGAACGAAACTTCTGAAAATCTAGAAGATAAAGCAGATGAAAATAAATAA
- a CDS encoding metal-dependent hydrolase, translating into MDTGTHIVMGIGLTALATQDPAMAGSFAATATTLVVGSLIPDGDTVFKLKDNATYISNHRGITHSIPFTILWPLFITLLIFTFFKNVDTTHVWLWAQLAVFLHVFVDIFNSYGTQALRPITNKWIQLSVINTFDPIIFVLWCIGILLWIVGVHPYLAFFPIVGILVVYYIIRFRMQAIIKQQALRQIKQEHNPVKVFVAPTIRFMQWRVAVQTEMHDYVGRSYGRNIVFSDKSKRQSFPSDDLMQYVKDDKNIKTFLNFSSIYRWQSRKLNDNTTEIRLIDLRYLKNGHYSFVAIAHLDEDMVIDHSYIGWVFSEDKLQRKLFAK; encoded by the coding sequence ATGGATACAGGAACACATATTGTCATGGGTATCGGACTCACAGCATTAGCGACCCAAGACCCTGCCATGGCGGGATCTTTTGCAGCCACTGCTACAACTTTAGTAGTTGGTTCATTAATTCCGGATGGTGACACCGTTTTTAAATTAAAAGATAATGCTACTTATATATCAAATCATAGAGGCATCACACATTCAATCCCTTTTACAATTTTATGGCCTTTGTTCATTACATTATTAATATTTACATTCTTTAAAAATGTAGATACGACCCATGTCTGGTTATGGGCGCAACTTGCCGTATTTCTTCATGTATTTGTGGATATATTTAATTCTTATGGTACACAAGCACTTAGACCCATTACAAATAAATGGATTCAACTCAGTGTTATTAATACATTTGATCCAATCATATTTGTATTATGGTGTATAGGTATATTACTGTGGATCGTTGGCGTACATCCATATCTCGCATTTTTCCCAATCGTTGGCATACTTGTTGTATATTATATTATTCGCTTTAGAATGCAAGCGATTATAAAACAACAAGCATTGCGACAAATTAAACAAGAACACAATCCTGTAAAAGTATTTGTTGCACCAACAATAAGGTTTATGCAATGGCGCGTCGCAGTACAAACGGAAATGCACGATTATGTTGGTCGTAGCTATGGAAGAAACATCGTATTTAGTGACAAATCGAAACGTCAATCATTCCCAAGTGATGATTTAATGCAATATGTAAAAGACGATAAAAATATTAAAACATTTCTTAATTTCTCGTCAATATATCGTTGGCAATCACGCAAATTAAATGATAATACCACAGAAATTAGATTAATCGATTTACGTTATCTAAAAAATGGTCATTACTCATTTGTTGCAATTGCACATTTAGATGAAGATATGGTTATCGATCATTCTTATATTGGTTGGGTTTTCAGTGAAGATAAATTACAGCGTAAATTATTTGCTAAATAA
- the mutY gene encoding A/G-specific adenine glycosylase codes for MLNEPKFKKNLVDWFNKNQREMPWRETSNPYYIWLSEVMLQQTQVKTVIDYYHKFIDRFPTIADLSNAQEDEVLKYWEGLGYYSRARNFHTAIQDVHHNFDGEVPNHPETFGKLKGVGPYTQAAVMSIAFDLPLATVDGNVFRVWSRLNNDTRDIKLQSTRKAFEKELQSYVESDAGTFNQAMMELGALVCTPKNTLCMFCPVQEHCEAFLNGTVETLPVKTAKVKKKHIKQHVYIIKTQDNEVLIEKRMQKLLNNMWEFPMYEAEAEHQINSILNTNIQFSEQPAYKLKHQFTHLTWDIEVYLADQVINNKDEISLPNNMKWMNLDEKEDYNFPVSMTKIYKFLLSH; via the coding sequence ATGCTTAATGAACCAAAATTCAAAAAAAATCTAGTTGACTGGTTTAATAAAAATCAGAGAGAGATGCCATGGCGAGAAACTTCAAATCCATATTATATTTGGTTAAGTGAAGTTATGCTCCAACAAACACAAGTTAAAACGGTAATAGACTATTATCATAAATTTATTGATCGATTTCCTACTATTGCAGATTTAAGTAATGCACAGGAGGATGAAGTGCTTAAATATTGGGAGGGGCTCGGTTATTATAGTCGTGCTAGAAATTTTCATACTGCCATTCAAGATGTACATCATAACTTTGATGGAGAAGTACCGAATCATCCAGAAACGTTCGGGAAATTGAAAGGTGTAGGGCCATATACTCAAGCTGCTGTAATGAGTATCGCATTTGATTTACCTCTAGCAACGGTAGATGGCAATGTATTTAGAGTTTGGTCGAGGCTAAATAATGATACACGAGATATTAAATTACAATCTACTAGAAAGGCATTTGAAAAAGAGTTACAGTCTTATGTCGAAAGTGACGCTGGTACATTTAATCAAGCTATGATGGAATTAGGCGCATTAGTTTGTACACCGAAAAATACGCTGTGCATGTTTTGTCCCGTACAAGAGCATTGCGAAGCATTTTTAAACGGTACAGTTGAAACATTACCTGTGAAAACCGCTAAAGTTAAAAAGAAACATATTAAGCAACATGTTTACATCATTAAAACGCAAGATAATGAAGTATTAATTGAAAAACGTATGCAAAAATTATTGAATAATATGTGGGAATTTCCGATGTATGAAGCGGAAGCGGAACATCAAATTAATTCAATTTTAAATACAAATATCCAATTTTCAGAACAACCAGCTTATAAATTGAAACATCAATTTACACATTTAACTTGGGACATTGAAGTTTATTTAGCAGATCAGGTAATTAATAACAAAGATGAAATAAGTTTACCTAACAATATGAAGTGGATGAATTTAGATGAAAAAGAAGATTATAATTTTCCAGTGAGCATGACAAAAATATATAAATTTTTATTATCGCATTGA